A segment of the Salvia splendens isolate huo1 unplaced genomic scaffold, SspV2 ctg777, whole genome shotgun sequence genome:
GTACTACAGATTGTTTCAGGTTTCAACATAATGTTAGTTGGTTTAGGCGTGGACGAGACAGTGAAAGAATTTTTAGAGATAGTCTGCTGTGCTTGCATTTATTAAATGCTGGATGAATAATTTTTGTGTGGAGGTTTGAGCTGAGATGTCTGTAGATATGTTGCATTGCTTAAACCTTTATATCACCGTTATGTTTCAGAAGATTGAACCACATTTTTGACGACTATCTACAGATAGTTGATATTATCATGTCTCATCCAAACGATGAAGTAGTTATTGCAATAGACTCATTGGGAAAGGAAGACCTTCTGCTCTATATATCACAAGCACTGAGCATGAAGGTATCTGTTACAGATTTATATTACTTCGAAGTTTATAACTGAAACAGCAAAACTTTGAACATGAAGTATCTGTTACAGATTTATAGTACTTCGATGTAACAGCAAAACTTTGTCTCACTACAGATTTGGGTATGGCCGGAACGATTACAAATTATGCATCTACTTGGTTTTCACGAGAACTTCACGACACAGACTTCTCTTACTAGAATCCGTGCTATTCCTCGTTACAGTTTTAAAACTGACACTCTTAACAAGCTGAATGAATTCCGTGGCCCAACCATAGGTATTATGCCATCTGGCATGCCATGGGCTGTGGCCAGGAAAGATGGGAATACGGTTGGTGCTTCTGCATCTCATGTGAATGAAAAAGAGTGCAGCAAAAATACCGGAAGTTGCTCTGAGATACAAGGATTGGGTGGAAATTCAGGAAACGCTACAAAATATTATGAAGTCCATTACTCTGATCACTCATGCTATTCTGAGATACAAGAATTTATTGAGCTTCTCCGGCCTGTCAATATCAAAGGCATTGTGTCTTCGAGATCATGTTGCATTAACCCTCGTTACTACTTTGGCCACCTTTGTGGACCTGAGCAAGCTCTCTGGAGGGTACAGCAGAAACTTGACTACGAGGAGGATTTAAGGAGGGCTGAAGTTGCTGAAATAAAACCTATAGCAGATGGTGTTTCCCATGTGTCAGGAAGGAAAAGGAAGAATGATCACATGAAGTTTTTTGGTATACGCATAAGTAGGGTAAGCTTGTTGGGGAGGTTGAGCCGTGGAGCTAGAATTACAAGTACGGAGTCTTGCTCCGAATGATTGAAACGCATGGCAGTGTATATCCAGTTAAGCtgtttaaaaagaacaataaataTAGTTGTGTAACCAGTTGTAACTAAATGACCACTTTATTCTAGTTATGCAGTTTATTACTCCGAACATACTAGTTTTGAGTTGCATATTAAAAGTACTATGAAAATATTgagaaattgaaatattttatctACAGAACTAATTTGCTGTTGTGGTGGAATCAGTGAAGAAGACTATGTGTTCTGGTCTTGCAGCTAATAGGACTTTGAGACCCTGTGGAATCGGAGGCAAGCTCACAGCCACAACTCCCTCAAGAATCTGCACAACACGACTCATTGGAGGTCTCATATGTTCATCATCTTGAACACACCAGCAAGCGACTTTGCATATTGTCGACACTTCTTCTTCATCAGCATCTCCATTCAATGAATTGTCTAGAAGACCAAGTATGTCACCTCTGTTTACTGTCACACTTGCAGCCAATGAAGGGAAGAAGTTAGCAGTATCATAAGCTGAAAGCTCTGTGTTTCGCCTTCCTGATACAAGCTCAAATAGCAACATCCCATAGCTGTATACATCTGCTTTAGTTGTGATGGCAACTCCTGATAACCACTCAGGTGCAAGGTAACCTCTAGTTCCTCGCATTGTTGTCAGAACCCGGCTGAAATCACGACCAATGAGCTTTGCCAAGCCAAAATCTCCCACCTTGGGACAGAAGTCAGTATCAAGAAGAATATTCTCTGGCTTTATATCACAGTGAATGATGCAGTCCCTGCACTTCTCATGGAGGTACACTAACCCTCTAGCTATTCCCAGCGCGATCTGATACCTCATACTCCAATCCAAAACCTTAGACTCATCGGCTTTGAATAGATGCAAATCTAAGGAACCATTTTGCAGGTACTCATAGACTAACAACTGCTTCTTACCTTCACGACATAATCCAAGAAGCCTAACAAGATTCACATGTTGGATTGTGCCAATGGTGCCTACTTCTGCCCTGAACTGCTTCTCGCCTTGGTTAACGCTTTCAAGTTTCTTCACAGCCACAACTGTTGAATTAGGTAAAGTTCCTCTATAAACTGATCCGAAACCCCCTCCACCCAACTTATCTGAGAAATTCTTAGTTGCGTTCTGCAAATCTTTGTATTTAAAGGCAACCAAAGAACCCTCCACTTTATTTGTCCCACAACTTCGTCTCCGCCTCTCCCACATTGCAGCCAAAACAGCTAACATGACCAACACCACCATAGAGCAACCGACTGCAGCACCAATTATGACACCCTTATCACTCTTTTGGCCTCGGAAGACTGAGGAATAAGCAGAAAGTCTAATGTAGATAGTCCTCCCACTGCTATTTCCTTCACCAACCCATTTTAGATTCAATATCCCTCCATCCCAAAGTGAACATCCGCCTTCATCATATGCATAAGCCGTGCAAGAGCAATCAATTGAGCAGGCTGATTTACATTCGCCTCTGCTCTCGACTCTCAACAGTCGAGAGTACTGAGGTAACCCCATGCCGGGACTCATCATAAACTCATCCTTTCTCCTATCAGCATCCCCACACACTCCAAAGCATCCTCTCTCACACAACCAACCAAGAAATCATTCAACTCCCATTCATCTTCAAACCTATGCTTGAATCCCTCCAAACAACTACAGAATGGAAACGAGGGCTCATTGCACACACCAAACTCTCCGCAATAAGCAGGAACTTCACACTGCTTCGGCTGATACCAGTACACGTTCCAGCCAGCTCCCATCCACATTAGCTGCTTCAACTGCCCCGAGACATCCAGGATCTGCCTTGAGAGAAGTGATGGATCAC
Coding sequences within it:
- the LOC121791317 gene encoding 5' exonuclease Apollo-like, translating into MESGMISVDRWAAGSQAYFLTHLHADHTAGLSGAWRRGPLFCSRLTAKLIPCKFPGFDVSLLRIVEIGTWHSLSLTSPSSRSSVEFVFKAIDAQHCPGSVMYLFRGESGCTLHTGDFRWESNSLGTENGRAVLIDALKDQTLDTLYLDNTYCNPQYSFPSREVASKQIVDIIMSHPNDEVVIAIDSLGKEDLLLYISQALSMKIWVWPERLQIMHLLGFHENFTTQTSLTRIRAIPRYSFKTDTLNKLNEFRGPTIGIMPSGMPWAVARKDGNTVGASASHVNEKECSKNTGSCSEIQGLGGNSGNATKYYEVHYSDHSCYSEIQEFIELLRPVNIKGIVSSRSCCINPRYYFGHLCGPEQALWRVQQKLDYEEDLRRAEVAEIKPIADGVSHVSGRKRKNDHMKFFGIRISRVSLLGRLSRGARITSTESCSE